A genomic segment from Takifugu rubripes chromosome 20, fTakRub1.2, whole genome shotgun sequence encodes:
- the alpi.1 gene encoding alkaline phosphatase, intestinal, tandem duplicate 1 isoform X1, producing MLAPCCGVPRFLLVLLGPMLFAAGRAAAESQATLHELEKEPAYWDAQARATLGAALRLRPRDHQARNLILFLGDGHRIEPLPINHCLPGMGVSTVSAARILRGQMEGGSGEETMLAMDTFPYVALSKTYSVDKQVADSASTATAYHCGVKANAKTLGLNANAVAYECNTTFGNEVYSVLRRAKAQGKSVGIVTTTRVQHASPAASYAHSVSRSWYSDSDLPESAIEQGCVDIAAQLVTNVDIDVILGGGRMYMTPRGTLDPEYPTSNSRKGDRNDKRNLIDVWLNAEPNKRSRYVWNKREFDEINIKTTDRLMGLFEPKDMKFEVFRNSTRDPSIVEMTEKAIQILSKNPNGYFLFVEGGRIDHGHHDSVAKLALTETVMFDRAIQRAAQLTRESDTLTVVTADHSHVFTFGGNTPRGNPIFGLAPKNADDGMPFTSILYANGPGYIHVNGSRENITMVDYNDDEYMQQAAVPLDAETHGGEDVAIYAKGPMAHLFHGVKEQNYIAHVMAYAACLEPYRTCPRTPTHSSSPAVKSPSNLLFFLLVLLLVLR from the exons ATGCTCGCGCCGTGCTGCGGGGTCCCGCGTTTCCTGCTTGTCCTTCTGGGCCCCATGCTGTTTGCCGCGGGCCGGGCCGCAGCAGAGAGCCAAG CAACGCTGCACGAACTGGAGAAGGAGCCGGCGTACTGGGATGCTCAGGCTAGGGCGACCCTAGGCGCTGCgctgaggctccgcccccgggACCACCAGGCCAGGAACCTCATTCTCTTCCTCGGCGATG GCCACAGGATTGAACCTTTGCCTATCAATCATTGTCTCCCAGGGATGGGTGTGTCCACGGTGTCGGCAGCACGGATCCTGCGTGGTCAGATGGAGGGTGGATCAGGGGAGGAGACCATGCTGGCCATGGATACCTTCCCATATGTGGCCTTGTCAAAG ACCTACAGTGTGGACAAGCAGGTAGCAGACAGCGCGAGCACGGCCACAGCCTACCACTGTGGGGTGAAGGCCAACGCCAAGACCCTCGGGCTCAACGCCAACGCAGTGGCCTACGAGTGTAACACCACATTCGGTAACGAGGTCTATTCGGTGCTGCGGCGTGCTAAAGCACAAG GTAAATCAGTGGGGATTGTGACCACCACTCGTGTCCAGCATGCCTCTCCAGCCGCCTCTTATGCCCACTCCGTCAGCCGCTCCTGGTACAGTGACTCAGATCTCCCAGAAagcgccatcgaacagggatgCGTGGACATCGCAGCCCAGCTGGTCACCAATGTTGACATTGAT GTGATCCTGGGGGGAGGCAGGATGTACATGACGCCAAGAGGAACCCTGGACCCTGAATACCCGACGTCCAACTCTCGTAAGGGGGACCGCAACGACAAAAGGAACCTGATCGATGTGTGGCTGAATGCCGAGCCG AACAAGAGGTCGCGCTACGTTTGGAACAAGAGGGAGTTCGATGAGATAAACATCAAAACAACTGACCGGCTCATGG GTCTGTTCGAGCCAAAGGACATGAAATTCGAGGTGTTCCGGAACAGCACGCGGGATCCCTCCATCGTGGAGATGACAGAGAAAGCTATTCAGATCCTCAGCAAGAATCCTAACgggtacttcctgtttgtggaag GAGGGAGAATCGATCACGGCCACCACGACAGCGTAGCAAAGCTGGCGTTAACGGAAACGGTGATGTTCGATAGGGCCATCCAGCGAGCCGCTCAGCTGACCAGGGAGTCAGACACTCTCACCGTGGTCACCGCCGACCACTCCCACGTCTTCACCTTCGGCGGTAACACGCCCCGGGGGAACCCCATCTTTG GCCTGGCGCCCAAGAACGCAGACGACGGGATGCCTTTCACTAGCATCCTCTATGCCAACGGCCCGGGCTACATCCACGTAAACGGGAGCAGGGAGAACATCACAATGGTCGATTATA ATGACGATGAGTACATGCAGCAAGCCGCCGTCCCGCTGGACGCTGAGACGCACGGTGGCGAGGATGTGGCCATCTACGCCAAGGGCCCAATGGCTCACCTGTTTCACGGGGTGAAAGAGCAGAACTACATCGCACACGTCATGGCGTACGCCGCCTGCTTGGAACCCTATAGGACTTGCCCACGCACCCCCACCCACTCCTCCAGCCCGGCCGTGAAGTCCCCTTCCAAcctcctgtttttcctgctggtATTGCTGCTTGTCCTGAGATGA
- the alpi.1 gene encoding alkaline phosphatase, intestinal, tandem duplicate 1 isoform X2, with the protein MLAPCCGVPRFLLVLLGPMLFAAGRAAAESQATLHELEKEPAYWDAQARATLGAALRLRPRDHQARNLILFLGDGMGVSTVSAARILRGQMEGGSGEETMLAMDTFPYVALSKTYSVDKQVADSASTATAYHCGVKANAKTLGLNANAVAYECNTTFGNEVYSVLRRAKAQGKSVGIVTTTRVQHASPAASYAHSVSRSWYSDSDLPESAIEQGCVDIAAQLVTNVDIDVILGGGRMYMTPRGTLDPEYPTSNSRKGDRNDKRNLIDVWLNAEPNKRSRYVWNKREFDEINIKTTDRLMGLFEPKDMKFEVFRNSTRDPSIVEMTEKAIQILSKNPNGYFLFVEGGRIDHGHHDSVAKLALTETVMFDRAIQRAAQLTRESDTLTVVTADHSHVFTFGGNTPRGNPIFGLAPKNADDGMPFTSILYANGPGYIHVNGSRENITMVDYNDDEYMQQAAVPLDAETHGGEDVAIYAKGPMAHLFHGVKEQNYIAHVMAYAACLEPYRTCPRTPTHSSSPAVKSPSNLLFFLLVLLLVLR; encoded by the exons ATGCTCGCGCCGTGCTGCGGGGTCCCGCGTTTCCTGCTTGTCCTTCTGGGCCCCATGCTGTTTGCCGCGGGCCGGGCCGCAGCAGAGAGCCAAG CAACGCTGCACGAACTGGAGAAGGAGCCGGCGTACTGGGATGCTCAGGCTAGGGCGACCCTAGGCGCTGCgctgaggctccgcccccgggACCACCAGGCCAGGAACCTCATTCTCTTCCTCGGCGATG GGATGGGTGTGTCCACGGTGTCGGCAGCACGGATCCTGCGTGGTCAGATGGAGGGTGGATCAGGGGAGGAGACCATGCTGGCCATGGATACCTTCCCATATGTGGCCTTGTCAAAG ACCTACAGTGTGGACAAGCAGGTAGCAGACAGCGCGAGCACGGCCACAGCCTACCACTGTGGGGTGAAGGCCAACGCCAAGACCCTCGGGCTCAACGCCAACGCAGTGGCCTACGAGTGTAACACCACATTCGGTAACGAGGTCTATTCGGTGCTGCGGCGTGCTAAAGCACAAG GTAAATCAGTGGGGATTGTGACCACCACTCGTGTCCAGCATGCCTCTCCAGCCGCCTCTTATGCCCACTCCGTCAGCCGCTCCTGGTACAGTGACTCAGATCTCCCAGAAagcgccatcgaacagggatgCGTGGACATCGCAGCCCAGCTGGTCACCAATGTTGACATTGAT GTGATCCTGGGGGGAGGCAGGATGTACATGACGCCAAGAGGAACCCTGGACCCTGAATACCCGACGTCCAACTCTCGTAAGGGGGACCGCAACGACAAAAGGAACCTGATCGATGTGTGGCTGAATGCCGAGCCG AACAAGAGGTCGCGCTACGTTTGGAACAAGAGGGAGTTCGATGAGATAAACATCAAAACAACTGACCGGCTCATGG GTCTGTTCGAGCCAAAGGACATGAAATTCGAGGTGTTCCGGAACAGCACGCGGGATCCCTCCATCGTGGAGATGACAGAGAAAGCTATTCAGATCCTCAGCAAGAATCCTAACgggtacttcctgtttgtggaag GAGGGAGAATCGATCACGGCCACCACGACAGCGTAGCAAAGCTGGCGTTAACGGAAACGGTGATGTTCGATAGGGCCATCCAGCGAGCCGCTCAGCTGACCAGGGAGTCAGACACTCTCACCGTGGTCACCGCCGACCACTCCCACGTCTTCACCTTCGGCGGTAACACGCCCCGGGGGAACCCCATCTTTG GCCTGGCGCCCAAGAACGCAGACGACGGGATGCCTTTCACTAGCATCCTCTATGCCAACGGCCCGGGCTACATCCACGTAAACGGGAGCAGGGAGAACATCACAATGGTCGATTATA ATGACGATGAGTACATGCAGCAAGCCGCCGTCCCGCTGGACGCTGAGACGCACGGTGGCGAGGATGTGGCCATCTACGCCAAGGGCCCAATGGCTCACCTGTTTCACGGGGTGAAAGAGCAGAACTACATCGCACACGTCATGGCGTACGCCGCCTGCTTGGAACCCTATAGGACTTGCCCACGCACCCCCACCCACTCCTCCAGCCCGGCCGTGAAGTCCCCTTCCAAcctcctgtttttcctgctggtATTGCTGCTTGTCCTGAGATGA